The Amycolatopsis sp. NBC_01480 genome segment GTCGCCCAGCGGCACATGGACGCCTCGGTCAGCGCACTGGACGCGACGAGGGACGCGGTCGGCTCGCACCGGCTCGGGGTCAGGCCCGACGGTCGCCGCCGTCCGCGGGAAACCGGTAAGTGAACCGAGAAGTGAGGCGCATGATGTCCGTCCCCTGCCAGGCGGTGCACGTCGATTCGCCGACCGAACAACGGAATCCCCGCACCACGGACATCGACCTGATGTCCACGATGGGGATCCTCGGCGCCATCAACGCCGAGGACCGCCGGGTGCCCGACGCGGTGGCCGCGGTGCTGCCGCAGCTGGCGCGCGCCGTGGACTACGCGGTGGAGGCCCTGCACGGCGGCGGGCGGGTGCACTACGTCGGGGCCGGCACGTCCGGCCGGCTGGCGACGCTGGACGCGGCCGAGCTGGTGCCGACGTTCAACGTGCCGCCGGACTGGTTCGTCGCGCACCACGCGGGCGGCGAGAAGGCCCTGCGCCAGGCCGTGGAGAACGCCGAGGACGACGAGGAGGCGGGCGCGGCCGAGCTGGCCGCGGTCGTCCGCCCCGGCGACTTCGTGCTCGGCCTGGCCGCGTCCGGCCGCACGCCGTTCGTCCTCGGCGCGCTCAAGGCAGCCAACCGGGCCGGCGCGCACACCGGGCTGGTCTCGGCCAACCCGAGCGCGGCCAAGCCGGCCGGGGTCGACGTGCTGATCGCCGTGGCCACCGGGGCCGAGGTGATCGCGGGCTCCACCCGGATGAAGGCGGGCACCGCGCAGAAGCTGATCCTCACCGCCTTCTCCACGGCGACGATGATCAAGCTGGGCAAGACCTATTCGAACCTGATGGTCAGCATGCGCGCCACCAACGCGAAGCTGCGCGGCCGCACGATCCGCATCCTGCAGGAGGCCACCGGCATGACCATGGCCGACTGCTCGGACGCGCTGACCGAGGCGGGCGGCGACCTCAAGACCGCGCTGGTGCACCTGCTGTCGGGCTCCGACGTCGGCCGCTCCGCCGAGGCACTGGAGGCCACCGGCGGGCACGTCCGCAAGGCACTGGACACCCTCCGGCTGCGAGCCGGCTGACCACTACCTGAACCGGCACGCGCGGGGGCAGCGCGCTGGTGCCGTCAAGGCCTCCTTACCCGCGTCCCACGCCGGTAAGGAGGCCTTAACCGCGTCTGGCGCCGGCAAGGGCGTCCGGGGGCCTATTGCGGTTCATCTGTTCACCTGCCTAACCTCTCAGGTGTTGTCGGCGAGAGGCGTGAGCGGCGATGGACGAGTCGGACAGCGGCGCACAGCCGGGCCTGTCCCGGGCGGAATGGGCGTCGATCGCCGGGATGGCCGGGGTCGTGCTGCTGTTGAACCTGGTCGGCTGGGGCCTGCTCGTGCTGGTCGTCGCGCCGCAGCACTACGCGCTCGGGGCGTCCGGCGCGTTCGGGATCGGGCTCGGCGTCACGGCCTTCACGCTCGGCATGCGGCACGCGTTCGACGCCGACCACATCGCCGCCATCGACAACACCACCCGCAAGCTGATGTCCGACGGCCAGCGCCCGCTGTCGGTCGGGTTCTGGTTCTCGCTCGGCCATTCGACGATCGTGTTCGCGCTGTGCCTGCTGCTTTCGCTGGGCGTGCGCGCGCTGGCCGGCCAGCTGGAGGACGACTCGTCGACGCTGCACGAGACGACGGGCCTGATCGGCACGTCCGTCTCGGGGGTTTTCCTCTACCTCATCGCGATCATGAACCTGGTGGTGCTGATCGGGATCATCCGCGTCTTCGCGAAGATGCGCCGCGGCGAGCTGGACGAGGCCGCGCTGGAGCGCCACCTCGACAACCGCGGCTTCATGAACCGCTTGCTGCGCGGTGCGACGAAGGCCGTGCGCAAGCCGTGGCACATCTACCCCGTGGGCCTGCTGTTCGGGCTCGGCTTCGACACCGCCACCGAGATCGGGCTGCTCGTGCTCGCGGCGGGCGCGGCGGCGTTCGCGCTGCCCTGGTACGCGATTCTCGTGCTGCCGATCCTGTTCGCCGCCGGGATGAGCCTGTTCGACGCCGCCGACGGGGTGTTCATGAACTTCGCCTACGGCTGGGCGTTCGCCCGGCCGATCCGCAAGATCTACTACAACATCACCGTGACGGCGCTGTCCGTGGCCGTCGCGCTGGTGATCGGGACCGTCGAGCTGGTCTCGATCCTGGCCGAGAAGCTCGACATCACCCACGGCCCGCTCGCCGCGATCGCCGCGGTGAACCTGGACTACGTCGGCTTCGCCATCATCGGCCTGTTCGTGGTGACCTGGCTGCTGGCGCTGGCGGTCTGGCGGTTCGGCCGGATCGAGGAGAAATGGTCCGCGCGGCTGAGCACCACCACCGAGCCCGCGCAGCCGTAACGGCTATCCGGCCGCCGAAGAGATGCTGCGGGCTTCACTGGCCCCGGTTTCGAAGGCCTCGCAACAGAACAGCAGCCAGTCGCGCACGCCGTCCGGGCTGCCGCCGGCGAACCCTGCGGCCAGCTCGACGTACTTCGGCACCCGCCGGAAGAACGCCACCTCGGGCACAGTCAGCGCCTTCGGGTCGAGGCCGGTCGCGATCATCGACAGCCGGGCCGCCGCGCGGGCGACCACCCCGTCCGCGGAGCCGAACGGTTGCAGCGCAAGCAATTCCCCGTGCACCACGGCCGTGAGGACCGGGCCGGGCACCGTCGTCGCGCCGGTGATCAGCTGGGCCAGCAGCTCCAGCCGCGAGCCGCCGGCGCGCGGGCGGCCGAGCGCGTCGGGATCGTCGACGAGGTCCGAAGCGGCGAGGACGTGCAGCCGGGCCAGCGCCTGCAACGGCGCCCGCCGCCACGTCGGCAGCAGTGCTTCCAGCGACTCGGCAACGCGCAGGGAACCGGCCAGCAGCGGGTCCGTCACCGCGCCGTCAGCAGGCAGCTCCGGGTTCGCGCCGTCGATGCCGGCCGACGCGCGCGCCGCCCGGACCGACGCCTCGGCCGCCGTCTCCGCGCCACCACGCAGGTTCGCGGGCAGCCGGTGGACGGCGAACACCGCGTCCTGCGCCGACTTCGCCGCCGCCGCAACGCCTTCGAGCGCCAGCAACGGCTTCAGCGGATCGGTCATGCGTCGAGCACCTGACCCTCGCGCTTGACCACGGGCGGCAGCACCGACCACGGGAAGTTGATCCACCGGTCGGTCTTGCGCCACACGTACTCGGCCTTGACCGTCGAGGTCGGCTTCTCGTAGATCACCGCGCACCGGACGTCGGCCACGTGGTCGGCGCAGAAGTCGCGGACCAGCTTGAGCGTGGCGCCGGTGTCGGCCACGTCGTCGGTGACGAGCACCTTCTTGCGCGTGAGGTCCACGACGTTCGGCACCGGCGGCAGCATCACCGGCAGGTCGAGGCGCTGGTCGATGCCGGTGTAGAACTCGACGTTCATCACGTGCAGGTTCTTCACGTCCAGCGCGTAACCGAGCGCGCCGGCGACGAAGAGACCGCCGCGCGCGATGGAGAGGATGAGGTCGGGCGCGAACCCGTCCGCCGCCACCTCCTCGGCCAGCTCCCTGCTGGCCGAGCCGAACAACTCCCAGGTGAGCTCTTCCCGCTCTTCGGCCATGTCCCCGCCCTCTCGCTCGATCGTTCCCGCGAGCATAAGCATCGGCCAAGTGGACTGTTGAAACGAGCTGAAAATGGCTCTTATGAGGAGCCACATGCAGGTCGTAGCTTGAGTCCATGAGCGACTGGAGCGAGCACCCGACCCTGTCCGGCCGTCACGTGCGCCTCGAGCCGCTTTCGCCGGACCACGCGAAGGGCCTCTTCGAAGCCGCGCAGGATCCCGGCATCTGGTCCTGGATGAGCCAGCGGATGCCCGAGGACGTGGCCGCGGCGGAGCTGATGGTCGAGACCGCGCTGGCCGAGCCGGGACGATTCGCGTGGGCCCAGATCGACGTCGCGTCCGGCCGGGTCGCGGGCTCCACGTCGTACTACCAGATCGTGGCCAAACACCGGATCCTGTCGATCGGGCACACCTGGCTCGGACCGGACTGGCAGCGGACCGCGCTCAACACCGAGGCGAAGTTCCTGTTGCTGCGCAACGCTTTCGAGGTGCTCGGCGCCCAGCGCGTCGCGTGGGAGACCGACAGCCGGAACCTCCGTTCGCAGCGCGCGATCGA includes the following:
- the murQ gene encoding N-acetylmuramic acid 6-phosphate etherase — protein: MMSVPCQAVHVDSPTEQRNPRTTDIDLMSTMGILGAINAEDRRVPDAVAAVLPQLARAVDYAVEALHGGGRVHYVGAGTSGRLATLDAAELVPTFNVPPDWFVAHHAGGEKALRQAVENAEDDEEAGAAELAAVVRPGDFVLGLAASGRTPFVLGALKAANRAGAHTGLVSANPSAAKPAGVDVLIAVATGAEVIAGSTRMKAGTAQKLILTAFSTATMIKLGKTYSNLMVSMRATNAKLRGRTIRILQEATGMTMADCSDALTEAGGDLKTALVHLLSGSDVGRSAEALEATGGHVRKALDTLRLRAG
- a CDS encoding HoxN/HupN/NixA family nickel/cobalt transporter — its product is MDESDSGAQPGLSRAEWASIAGMAGVVLLLNLVGWGLLVLVVAPQHYALGASGAFGIGLGVTAFTLGMRHAFDADHIAAIDNTTRKLMSDGQRPLSVGFWFSLGHSTIVFALCLLLSLGVRALAGQLEDDSSTLHETTGLIGTSVSGVFLYLIAIMNLVVLIGIIRVFAKMRRGELDEAALERHLDNRGFMNRLLRGATKAVRKPWHIYPVGLLFGLGFDTATEIGLLVLAAGAAAFALPWYAILVLPILFAAGMSLFDAADGVFMNFAYGWAFARPIRKIYYNITVTALSVAVALVIGTVELVSILAEKLDITHGPLAAIAAVNLDYVGFAIIGLFVVTWLLALAVWRFGRIEEKWSARLSTTTEPAQP
- a CDS encoding oxidoreductase → MTDPLKPLLALEGVAAAAKSAQDAVFAVHRLPANLRGGAETAAEASVRAARASAGIDGANPELPADGAVTDPLLAGSLRVAESLEALLPTWRRAPLQALARLHVLAASDLVDDPDALGRPRAGGSRLELLAQLITGATTVPGPVLTAVVHGELLALQPFGSADGVVARAAARLSMIATGLDPKALTVPEVAFFRRVPKYVELAAGFAGGSPDGVRDWLLFCCEAFETGASEARSISSAAG
- a CDS encoding phosphoribosyltransferase, which gives rise to MAEEREELTWELFGSASRELAEEVAADGFAPDLILSIARGGLFVAGALGYALDVKNLHVMNVEFYTGIDQRLDLPVMLPPVPNVVDLTRKKVLVTDDVADTGATLKLVRDFCADHVADVRCAVIYEKPTSTVKAEYVWRKTDRWINFPWSVLPPVVKREGQVLDA
- a CDS encoding GNAT family N-acetyltransferase; this encodes MSDWSEHPTLSGRHVRLEPLSPDHAKGLFEAAQDPGIWSWMSQRMPEDVAAAELMVETALAEPGRFAWAQIDVASGRVAGSTSYYQIVAKHRILSIGHTWLGPDWQRTALNTEAKFLLLRNAFEVLGAQRVAWETDSRNLRSQRAIERLGALREGLLRAHRIRPDGSSRDTVLYSMTDAEWPGVRARLLARLG